The following coding sequences lie in one Papaver somniferum cultivar HN1 unplaced genomic scaffold, ASM357369v1 unplaced-scaffold_52, whole genome shotgun sequence genomic window:
- the LOC113343043 gene encoding arginine biosynthesis bifunctional protein ArgJ, chloroplastic-like, translating to MAACSLHSSISIRVPELNHKKLLKSSINTSFRRGLRVCAVSSNNTTTMLEAAKYIPAAPILLPEGPWEQIPGGVTAAKGFKAAGMYGGLRAKGQKPDLALVTCDVDAVAAGVFTLNVVAAAPVLYCRNVLDISKSARAVLVNAGQANAATGDLGYQDVIECASAVAKLLHLRPEEVLIESTGVIGQRIKKDALLKSLPSLIKLLSSTTEGADAAAVAITTTDLVCKSVAAETEVGGTKIRVGGMAKGSGMIHPNMATMLGVVTTDALVTSDVWRKMVKTAVNRSFNQITVDGDSSTNDTVIALASGISGSTAISSLDSFEATQLQACLDAVMQGLAKSIAWDGEGATCLIEVTVTGATNEADAAKVARSVAASSLVKAAVYGRDPNWGRIACGAGYAGVPFSQNELRIALGDILLMDGGQPLPFDRDAASDYLKGAGETHGTVEIHISIGNGQGRGQAWGCDLSYDYVKINAEYTT from the exons ATGGCTGCTTGTTCTTTACATTCTTCCATCTCAATCCGAGTTCCAGAACTCAATCACAAAAAG CTGCTTAAGAGCTCGATTAATACATCTTTCCGACGTGGGTTAAGGGTCTGTGCCGTTTCTAGTAATAATACTACTACTATGTTGGAAGCTGCTAAGTATATACCTGCTGCTCCAATTCTTCTCCCTGAAGGCCCATGGGAACAG ATCCCTGGTGGAGTAACAGCGGCAAAAGGATTTAAAGCTGCTGGTATGTACGGTGGATTGCGTGCAAAGGGTCAAAAACCAGACCTTGCACTCGTCACTTGTGATGTTGATGCCGTTGCTGCAG GGGTATTCACTTTGAACGTGGTCGCAGCTGCACCAGTGCTATACTGCAGAAATGTATTGGACATTTCAAAATCG GCACGAGCAGTTTTAGTAAATGCTGGTCAAGCAAATGCAGCAACA GGAGACCTGGGTTACCAAGATGTTATAGAATGTGCGTCTGCTGTTGCTAAG CTTCTCCATCTGAGGCCAGAAGAGGTGTTAATTGAATCAACTGGAGTGATTGGGCAAAGAATAAAGAAA GATGCTCTTCTCAAGTCTCTCCCAAGTCTGATCAAATTGTTGTCATCGACCACTGAAGG TGCTGATGCAGCAGCTGTGGCAATAACAACCACTGACCTTGTCTGCAAGAGTGTGGCTGCTGAAACTGAG GTCGGGGGTACAAAAATAAGGGTAGGGGGGATGGCCAAAGGTTCTGGAATGATTCACCCAAACATGGCAACCATGCTTGGT GTCGTAACTACGGATGCACTAGTTACAAGTGATGTTTGGAGAAAAATGGTGAAGACTGCAGTAAATCGGAGTTTCAACCAAATCACA GTAGATGGAGACAGTAGTACCAATGATACTGTTATTGCATTGGCTAGTGGAATATCTGGGTCAACCGCAATTAGTTCTCTGGATAGTTTTGAAGCAACACAACTTCAAGCATGCCTCGACGCA GTCATGCAGGGTCTTGCAAAATCAATTGCATGGGATGGAGAAGGAGCTACATGCTTGATTGAG GTCACAGTAACTGGGGCCACCAATGAAGCTGATGCAGCAAAGGTTGCACGTTCTGTGGCAGCTTCTTCCCTTGTCAAG GCAGCAGTATATGGCAGAGACCCAAATTGGGGGCGAATTGCTTGTGGTGCTGGATATGCTGGTGTTCCATTTAGTCAAAATGAGCTTCGCATAGCACTTGGAGACATTCTGCTCATGGATGGTGGACAGCCACTTCCATTTGACCG CGATGCAGCCAGTGATTATCTCAAGGGAGCAGGAGAGACACACGGAACTGTAGAGATTCACATTTCCATTG GAAATGGGCAAGGAAGAGGACAAGCATGGGGATGCGATCTAAGCTATGATTATGTCAAGATA